A window of Aeromicrobium sp. Root236 contains these coding sequences:
- the mraY gene encoding phospho-N-acetylmuramoyl-pentapeptide-transferase has protein sequence MKAILIAGALSLLGTLIGTRFAISVLVKKGYGQLIRDDGPTSHHTKRGTPTMGGLVIIASVLIAYFVAKLATQTEPSASALLLLFLFTGLGAIGFLDDFIKVFKQRNLGLRSKAKFIGQVVIGLVFAWAAIGWEDDTGETPITHAISFTRDFNGPELPTILLVIWVLLMIAGTSNGVNLTDGLDGLATGASVMVFGAFVIINIWQFNQSCSALNAGPKCYEVRDPLDLAVVASALTGACFGFLWWNASPAKIFMGDTGSLSLGGAMAGFALMTRTELLLVVIGGLFVAITASVILQVGFFKLSGGRRIFRMAPLQHHFELLGWAEITIVVRFWIISGLCVAAGLGIFYAEWVTGA, from the coding sequence ATGAAGGCCATCCTGATCGCAGGAGCACTGTCCCTCCTCGGGACCCTCATCGGCACCCGCTTCGCGATCTCGGTCCTGGTCAAGAAGGGTTACGGCCAGCTGATCCGCGACGACGGTCCCACGTCGCACCACACCAAGCGCGGCACGCCGACCATGGGCGGACTCGTCATCATCGCCTCGGTGCTGATCGCCTACTTCGTCGCCAAGCTTGCGACACAGACCGAGCCCAGCGCCTCCGCACTGCTGCTGCTGTTCCTGTTCACGGGCCTCGGCGCGATCGGCTTCCTCGACGACTTCATCAAGGTCTTCAAGCAACGCAACCTCGGGCTCCGCAGCAAGGCCAAGTTCATCGGCCAGGTCGTCATCGGCCTGGTCTTCGCCTGGGCTGCGATCGGCTGGGAGGACGACACCGGCGAGACGCCGATCACCCACGCGATCTCGTTCACCCGTGACTTCAACGGCCCCGAGCTCCCCACGATCCTGCTGGTGATCTGGGTCCTGTTGATGATCGCCGGCACGAGCAACGGCGTGAACCTCACCGACGGCCTCGACGGCCTGGCCACGGGCGCGTCGGTCATGGTGTTCGGCGCCTTCGTCATCATCAACATCTGGCAGTTCAACCAGAGCTGCTCGGCCCTCAACGCCGGTCCGAAGTGCTACGAGGTGCGCGACCCGCTCGACCTGGCCGTCGTCGCCTCGGCCCTCACCGGTGCGTGTTTCGGCTTCCTGTGGTGGAACGCGTCGCCGGCCAAGATCTTCATGGGCGACACCGGTTCGCTGTCCCTCGGTGGCGCGATGGCCGGCTTCGCCCTCATGACCCGCACGGAGCTCCTGCTGGTCGTCATCGGCGGCCTGTTCGTCGCCATCACGGCCTCGGTGATCCTGCAGGTCGGGTTCTTCAAGCTCAGCGGTGGCAGACGCATCTTCCGCATGGCGCCCCTGCAGCACCACTTCGAGCTGCTGGGGTGGGCCGAGATCACGATCGTGGTCCGCTTCTGGATCATCAGCGGCCTGTGCGTCGCGGCTGGGCTGGGCATCTTCTACGCCGAGTGGGTCACCGGAGCATGA
- the murD gene encoding UDP-N-acetylmuramoyl-L-alanine--D-glutamate ligase: MTTVDTLGRESSWEGVRAVVGGLGVSGFAAADTLQHLGASVVALDDGDDDALREKATLLEILGVDVRLGPGSTSSLPEGDIDLVVTSPGWNPTTAILVEAARRGIPVWGEVELAWRLRGEGAAPWLAVTGTNGKTTTVQMLESILRAEGLNALAVGNVGTPVLEAVMNPEPFDVLAVELSSYQLHWSSSLSAEASVVLNLAPDHLDWHGGLDAYAADKGRIYDRTQLACVYNVQDAETERLVEEADVVEGCRAIGFTLGIPAPGMIGLVDDAIADRAFFAGRLSSAAELGSIHDLAPADGEVPAPHNVANALAAAALARAHGVAPRAVRDGLRSFKPDAHRIAEVARIDGVRWVDDSKATNTHAAQASLQSFEHVVWVAGGLAKGASFDELVIATRDRLRAAILVGRDRALVAEALARHAPDVPVVEVDTGETDPMDRVVEVAASLAREGDTVLLAPGAASMDQFRNYSARGDSFAAAVHRLRDRP; this comes from the coding sequence ATGACGACCGTCGACACCCTGGGCCGGGAGTCGTCGTGGGAGGGCGTACGAGCGGTAGTCGGTGGTCTCGGCGTGAGCGGGTTCGCCGCGGCCGACACGCTCCAGCACCTCGGCGCGAGTGTCGTGGCCCTCGATGACGGCGACGACGACGCGCTGCGCGAGAAGGCGACGCTGCTGGAGATCCTGGGCGTCGACGTACGCCTCGGGCCCGGATCCACATCGAGCCTCCCCGAGGGTGATATCGACCTGGTCGTCACCTCGCCGGGCTGGAACCCGACGACCGCGATCCTGGTCGAGGCGGCGCGACGCGGCATCCCCGTATGGGGTGAGGTCGAGCTCGCGTGGCGCCTGCGCGGCGAGGGCGCGGCGCCATGGCTGGCGGTGACCGGCACCAACGGCAAGACCACTACGGTCCAGATGCTCGAGTCGATCCTGCGGGCCGAAGGGCTCAACGCGCTCGCGGTCGGCAACGTCGGCACCCCTGTCCTCGAGGCCGTCATGAACCCCGAGCCGTTCGACGTGCTCGCCGTCGAGCTGTCCAGCTATCAGCTCCACTGGAGCTCGTCACTCTCCGCCGAGGCCAGCGTCGTGCTCAACCTCGCGCCCGACCACCTCGACTGGCACGGCGGCCTCGACGCGTACGCCGCCGACAAGGGGCGCATCTACGACCGTACGCAGCTCGCCTGCGTCTACAACGTGCAGGACGCGGAGACCGAGAGGCTGGTCGAGGAGGCCGACGTCGTCGAGGGGTGCCGGGCGATCGGCTTCACCCTCGGCATCCCCGCGCCGGGCATGATCGGGCTCGTCGACGACGCCATCGCCGACCGCGCCTTCTTCGCCGGTCGGCTCTCGAGCGCCGCCGAGCTCGGCAGCATCCACGACCTGGCGCCGGCCGACGGCGAGGTGCCGGCACCCCACAACGTGGCGAACGCGCTGGCTGCGGCAGCGCTCGCGAGGGCTCACGGTGTGGCCCCCCGTGCCGTACGCGACGGTCTCCGCTCGTTCAAGCCCGACGCCCACCGCATCGCCGAGGTCGCCCGCATCGACGGGGTCCGCTGGGTCGACGACTCCAAGGCCACCAACACGCACGCGGCCCAGGCCTCGTTGCAGAGCTTCGAGCACGTGGTCTGGGTGGCCGGGGGACTGGCCAAGGGGGCGAGCTTCGACGAGCTCGTCATCGCGACCCGTGACCGGCTCCGAGCGGCGATCCTGGTCGGTCGCGACCGTGCACTGGTCGCCGAGGCGCTCGCGCGACACGCGCCTGATGTGCCCGTCGTCGAGGTCGACACCGGGGAGACTGATCCCATGGATCGCGTCGTCGAGGTCGCGGCATCGCTCGCCCGAGAGGGCGACACCGTGCTGCTGGCCCCTGGCGCCGCCTCCATGGACCAGTTCCGCAACTACTCCGCACGAGGCGACAGCTTCGCCGCGGCGGTGCACCGGTTGCGTGACAGGCCCTGA
- the ftsW gene encoding putative lipid II flippase FtsW, which produces MTATAERRSPAIVEAARRTLERPLASYQLVLGSTALLLGLGLIMVLSASSVYALRNYGNSFAIVERQLIFAVLGVVGAVIAARVPLTFLRKLVLPFLLATVALIAATFVIGVDVNGNRNWLALPGGFQLQPSEFAKLALVLWIADLYARRQKYLATPRYVLTPMVPIAGAVAALVVGQHDLGTALVLFALIGGMLWVAGLPAKQMSAVIAGIVVILVFFVATAPHRVARLFNFTDPQSDPDSAGFQAIHGMMALARGGFWGVGLGGSRQKWGSLPEAHTDFILAVIGEELGLLGTFVVLILLIVLAFAGIRIASRTPDPFVRYTAAGITIWIMAQAVINIGMVLGLLPVIGIPLPLISYGGSSLLVTLVAMGVLLNCAKTEPGARRALAAGRANRARGRVSRRS; this is translated from the coding sequence ATGACCGCGACCGCTGAGCGCCGTTCGCCGGCGATCGTCGAGGCCGCCCGTCGTACGCTCGAGCGCCCGCTCGCGTCCTACCAGCTCGTCCTCGGCTCGACCGCGCTGCTGCTCGGGCTCGGCCTGATCATGGTGCTGAGCGCGAGCTCGGTCTACGCGCTGCGCAACTACGGCAACTCGTTCGCGATCGTCGAGCGCCAGCTGATCTTCGCGGTGCTCGGAGTGGTCGGCGCCGTCATCGCGGCCCGGGTCCCGCTCACGTTCCTGCGCAAGCTGGTCCTGCCGTTCCTGCTCGCCACGGTCGCGCTCATCGCGGCCACGTTCGTCATCGGCGTCGACGTCAACGGCAACCGCAACTGGCTCGCGCTCCCGGGCGGGTTCCAGCTCCAGCCGTCGGAGTTCGCCAAGCTGGCGCTCGTCCTGTGGATCGCCGACCTCTACGCGCGCCGGCAGAAGTACCTCGCCACACCGCGCTACGTCCTGACCCCCATGGTGCCGATCGCCGGCGCCGTCGCCGCCCTCGTGGTCGGGCAGCACGACCTCGGCACCGCGCTGGTGCTGTTCGCGCTGATCGGCGGCATGCTGTGGGTCGCCGGGCTGCCGGCCAAGCAGATGAGCGCCGTCATCGCGGGCATCGTCGTGATCCTCGTGTTCTTCGTGGCCACGGCGCCGCACCGCGTGGCTCGACTCTTCAACTTCACCGATCCCCAGTCCGACCCCGACAGCGCCGGGTTCCAGGCCATCCACGGCATGATGGCGCTGGCCCGAGGCGGGTTCTGGGGCGTCGGGCTCGGCGGCAGCCGGCAGAAGTGGGGCTCGCTGCCTGAGGCGCACACCGACTTCATCCTCGCGGTCATCGGCGAGGAGCTCGGGCTGCTCGGCACGTTCGTCGTCCTGATCCTGCTGATCGTCCTGGCCTTCGCCGGCATCCGCATCGCCAGCCGTACGCCCGACCCGTTCGTCCGCTACACCGCCGCGGGCATCACGATCTGGATCATGGCCCAGGCCGTCATCAACATCGGCATGGTGCTGGGCCTGCTCCCGGTGATCGGGATCCCGCTGCCGTTGATCTCCTACGGTGGCTCGAGCCTCCTGGTGACGTTGGTCGCCATGGGCGTTCTGCTTAACTGTGCCAAGACCGAACCCGGAGCCCGGCGAGCCCTCGCCGCAGGCCGTGCCAATCGTGCACGGGGCCGCGTCTCACGGAGGAGCTGA
- the murG gene encoding undecaprenyldiphospho-muramoylpentapeptide beta-N-acetylglucosaminyltransferase, with protein sequence MRALLAGGGTAGHTSPLLATAAVLSEAGVDITCLGTPRGLEVTLIPEAGYPLELVPPVPLPRRPGKAMVQVPGKLRAAVKATGEVIDRVRPDVIVGFGGYVSVPAYLIARRRHIPLVVHEGNAIPGIANKLGARFTEHVATSFPDTDLPHAHYIGLPIRREISRLDRAAVRAEARAHFGLDPDRPTLLVTGGSQGARRINQTIAAAARDLADAGVQVLHSAGRPDEVRIDRRPDDPPYVVLPYIDRIDLAYAAADLIVCRAGANTVTEVAAVGLPAAFVPLPIGNGEQAHNAHPVVQAGGALLIDDGALTAAWIDNVVIPLVSHPGRLAAMSAAASGIVPRDADQKLAALVQEVAGQ encoded by the coding sequence GTGCGTGCGTTGCTCGCCGGCGGAGGGACCGCCGGTCACACGTCGCCGCTCCTGGCCACCGCTGCGGTCCTGAGCGAGGCCGGCGTCGACATCACCTGCCTCGGCACGCCGCGAGGCCTCGAGGTCACCTTGATCCCTGAGGCCGGCTATCCGTTGGAGCTCGTCCCGCCGGTGCCGTTGCCGCGCAGGCCCGGCAAGGCGATGGTCCAGGTGCCGGGCAAGCTGCGCGCCGCCGTCAAGGCGACCGGAGAGGTCATCGACCGCGTACGCCCCGACGTCATCGTCGGGTTCGGCGGCTATGTGTCGGTCCCGGCCTACCTCATCGCCCGCCGGCGGCACATCCCTCTGGTCGTGCACGAGGGCAACGCGATCCCCGGCATCGCCAACAAGCTGGGCGCACGGTTCACCGAGCACGTCGCCACGAGCTTCCCCGACACCGACCTGCCCCACGCGCACTACATCGGCCTGCCGATCCGGCGCGAGATCTCGCGTCTCGACCGCGCGGCCGTACGTGCTGAGGCGCGGGCCCACTTCGGCCTCGACCCGGATCGGCCGACGCTCCTGGTCACCGGAGGTTCGCAGGGTGCCCGGCGCATCAACCAGACGATCGCCGCCGCCGCGCGCGACCTGGCCGATGCCGGAGTCCAGGTGCTCCACAGCGCTGGCCGTCCAGATGAAGTTCGCATAGACAGGCGCCCAGACGACCCGCCGTACGTCGTGCTGCCCTACATCGACCGCATCGACCTCGCCTACGCCGCGGCGGACCTCATCGTCTGCCGCGCCGGGGCCAACACCGTGACCGAGGTCGCCGCCGTGGGGCTGCCCGCTGCCTTCGTGCCGTTGCCGATCGGCAACGGCGAGCAGGCGCACAACGCGCATCCGGTCGTCCAGGCCGGGGGAGCCCTGCTCATCGACGACGGGGCACTGACCGCGGCCTGGATCGACAACGTCGTCATCCCGCTGGTCTCGCACCCCGGCCGGCTCGCGGCGATGTCGGCCGCTGCTTCGGGCATCGTGCCGCGCGACGCCGACCAGAAGCTCGCCGCCCTCGTGCAGGAAGTAGCGGGACAGTGA
- the murC gene encoding UDP-N-acetylmuramate--L-alanine ligase, whose amino-acid sequence MKIPVPETIPGARDLGAVHFVGIGGAGLSAIARLMVQQGIRVSGSDANDSAIVSALREEGITCFVGHDAAHLEGVDTVIASTAVREDNPEIVEAQRRGLRLWPRSAGMRSLMEGRRTVAVAGTHGKTTTTGMLTCALIAAGAEPSFAIGAEVASLGANARLGRSDLFVAEADESDGAFLHYAPEGAIVTNVDADHLDNYGTVEAYAAAFGEFIDSVGGFVVLNADDPGARALVEPARGRGLEVLLAGFAEDADLRGRDLVVEGASSTFAASLHGVDLGPVRLSVPGAHYAQDALLALGAGLLLGEHVDLLAAGLTAYTGANRRMQLLGTAGGVRVYDSYAHHPTEIRADLAAARSIAGGDRLVVAYQPHLVSRTRLYGAEMGEALSAADRVFVADIYLAREDPDPAVTSAVIVDAVRGTEASLGGPVAGLAEVVLPELRPGDLLLTLGAGDITTVGPAVLAALGR is encoded by the coding sequence GTGAAGATCCCCGTACCCGAGACCATCCCCGGAGCGCGGGACCTTGGCGCGGTCCACTTCGTCGGGATCGGCGGAGCGGGCCTGTCCGCCATCGCGCGCCTCATGGTGCAGCAGGGCATCCGGGTCAGCGGCAGCGACGCCAACGACTCGGCGATCGTCTCCGCCCTGCGTGAGGAGGGCATCACGTGCTTCGTCGGTCACGACGCAGCACACCTCGAAGGGGTCGACACGGTCATCGCGTCGACCGCCGTACGTGAGGACAACCCGGAGATCGTCGAGGCGCAGCGTCGCGGACTCCGGCTGTGGCCGAGGTCGGCCGGCATGCGTTCGCTCATGGAGGGCCGTCGTACGGTGGCGGTCGCCGGCACGCACGGCAAGACGACCACGACCGGCATGCTGACGTGCGCCCTGATCGCCGCCGGCGCCGAGCCGTCGTTCGCGATCGGTGCCGAGGTCGCGAGTCTCGGCGCCAACGCCCGGCTCGGCCGCAGTGACCTGTTCGTGGCGGAGGCCGACGAGAGCGACGGCGCCTTCCTGCACTACGCGCCCGAGGGTGCCATCGTCACCAACGTCGACGCCGACCACCTCGACAACTACGGCACCGTCGAGGCCTACGCCGCGGCGTTCGGCGAGTTCATCGACTCCGTGGGCGGGTTCGTCGTGCTCAATGCCGACGACCCGGGCGCGCGGGCGCTGGTCGAGCCGGCGCGGGGCCGTGGGCTCGAGGTGCTGCTCGCCGGGTTCGCCGAAGACGCCGACCTGCGCGGCCGCGACCTCGTCGTCGAAGGCGCGTCCTCGACGTTCGCGGCCTCGCTCCACGGCGTCGACCTCGGGCCCGTGCGCCTATCGGTGCCGGGTGCGCACTACGCCCAGGACGCCCTGCTCGCGCTCGGTGCAGGGCTGCTGCTCGGCGAGCACGTCGACCTGCTCGCGGCGGGGCTGACGGCCTACACCGGAGCCAACCGCCGCATGCAGCTCCTCGGCACCGCAGGCGGCGTCCGGGTCTACGACTCGTACGCGCACCACCCGACCGAGATCCGCGCCGACCTTGCGGCGGCTCGATCGATCGCTGGTGGCGACCGGCTCGTCGTCGCCTACCAACCGCACCTCGTGAGCCGTACCCGGCTCTATGGTGCCGAGATGGGCGAGGCGCTGTCGGCTGCCGACCGGGTGTTCGTCGCCGACATCTATCTCGCCCGCGAGGACCCTGATCCGGCCGTCACCTCGGCAGTCATCGTCGACGCGGTCCGAGGCACCGAGGCGTCCCTCGGCGGACCCGTCGCCGGGCTCGCCGAGGTCGTGCTGCCCGAGCTGCGCCCCGGTGACTTGCTCCTGACCCTGGGGGCGGGTGACATCACGACAGTGGGTCCGGCCGTCCTGGCGGCACTCGGCCGATGA
- a CDS encoding cell division protein FtsQ/DivIB, producing the protein MTLTTDERFEARAAYERRRRLRRVAVGVLVVVVAATLVWLVMFSSVVAVRRVAVDGETTLSEAQIRRVADVRIGQPLARVDTSAIEARVARMDRIQSVTVSRSWLHTIRIEVVERTPVAWLTVGGAIRGLDRYGIDFRSYDKPPKKLLEADVSETDPRRRQQTLAAVAFVVQLIEDEDPGLRKQVQAISAATKDSIELNLTHGRTVLWGSKADSTHKLTVLRALLRIDAKRYDVSAPDQPTTRQ; encoded by the coding sequence ATGACCCTCACGACGGACGAGCGGTTCGAGGCCCGGGCGGCGTACGAGCGCCGTCGTCGGCTCAGGCGGGTCGCGGTCGGTGTTCTGGTGGTCGTCGTCGCGGCGACTCTCGTGTGGCTCGTGATGTTCTCGAGCGTCGTGGCGGTGCGGCGGGTTGCGGTGGACGGCGAGACGACCCTGAGCGAGGCGCAGATCCGCCGCGTCGCCGACGTTCGCATCGGACAGCCGCTCGCTCGCGTCGACACGTCGGCGATCGAGGCTCGCGTCGCCCGGATGGACCGCATCCAGAGCGTGACGGTGTCACGTTCCTGGCTCCACACGATTCGCATCGAGGTGGTCGAGCGGACCCCCGTGGCGTGGTTGACGGTGGGCGGGGCGATCCGCGGCCTCGACCGCTACGGGATCGACTTCCGCTCGTACGACAAGCCGCCGAAGAAGCTGCTCGAGGCGGACGTGAGCGAGACCGACCCGCGGCGCCGCCAGCAGACCCTCGCGGCCGTCGCGTTCGTGGTGCAGCTCATCGAGGACGAGGACCCTGGGCTGCGCAAGCAGGTGCAGGCGATCAGCGCCGCGACCAAGGACTCGATCGAGCTCAACCTCACGCACGGGCGCACGGTGCTGTGGGGGAGCAAGGCCGACTCGACCCACAAGCTGACCGTCCTGCGGGCACTGCTGCGCATCGACGCGAAGCGCTACGACGTCAGCGCGCCGGATCAACCGACGACGCGCCAGTAG
- the ftsZ gene encoding cell division protein FtsZ, producing the protein MAVQNYLAVIKVVGIGGGGVNAVNRMIEVGLKGVEFIAINTDAQALLMSDADVKLDVGRDSTRGLGAGANPEIGKRAAEDHAEEIEAAIKGADMVFVTAGEGGGTGTGGAPVVARIARSLGALTIGVVTRPFKFEGRNRSGQADAGIQALRDEVDTLIVIPNDRLLSISDPNVSLLDSFRQADQVLHQGVSGITDLITTPGLINLDFADVKSVMSDAGSALMGIGSARGEHRAAVAAESAVSSPLLEASIEGARGVLLSIAGGSDLGLFEINEAAGLVADAVHPDANIIFGAVIDDALGDEVRVTVIAAGFDGGEPMLRDATKPALLKETKPEPASTVATPPTAQSFLDPDPYLDGPKAPEDGAGNVTVPPDPVPTDYGDDLDVPDFLR; encoded by the coding sequence ATGGCGGTACAGAACTATCTCGCCGTGATCAAGGTCGTCGGCATCGGCGGAGGCGGCGTCAACGCCGTCAACCGCATGATCGAGGTGGGACTCAAGGGAGTCGAGTTCATCGCGATCAACACCGACGCCCAGGCGCTGCTGATGAGCGACGCGGACGTCAAGCTCGACGTCGGACGCGACTCGACCCGCGGGCTCGGCGCTGGCGCCAACCCCGAGATCGGCAAGCGCGCAGCCGAGGACCACGCCGAGGAGATCGAGGCGGCCATCAAGGGCGCCGACATGGTCTTCGTGACCGCCGGCGAGGGTGGCGGCACCGGCACGGGCGGCGCCCCGGTCGTGGCACGCATCGCCCGATCGCTCGGCGCACTCACGATCGGCGTCGTGACGCGGCCGTTCAAGTTCGAGGGCCGCAACCGTTCGGGCCAGGCCGATGCCGGCATCCAGGCGCTGCGCGACGAGGTCGACACCCTCATCGTGATCCCCAACGACCGCCTGCTGTCGATCAGCGACCCCAACGTCAGCCTGCTCGACTCGTTCCGCCAGGCCGACCAGGTCCTGCACCAGGGCGTCTCCGGCATCACCGACCTCATCACGACGCCCGGCCTGATCAACCTCGACTTCGCCGACGTCAAGTCGGTCATGTCAGATGCCGGCTCGGCGCTCATGGGCATCGGGTCGGCCCGTGGCGAGCACCGTGCAGCGGTCGCCGCCGAGAGCGCCGTCTCGAGCCCGTTGCTCGAGGCGTCGATCGAGGGCGCTCGCGGCGTGCTGCTGTCGATCGCCGGCGGCTCCGACCTCGGTCTGTTCGAGATCAACGAGGCTGCCGGTCTCGTCGCCGACGCGGTGCACCCCGATGCCAACATCATCTTCGGCGCCGTGATCGACGACGCCCTCGGTGACGAGGTACGCGTGACGGTCATCGCTGCAGGCTTCGACGGTGGCGAGCCGATGCTGCGCGACGCCACCAAGCCGGCGCTGCTCAAGGAGACCAAGCCTGAGCCGGCCAGCACCGTCGCGACGCCGCCGACCGCGCAGAGCTTCCTCGACCCCGACCCCTACCTCGACGGGCCCAAGGCTCCCGAGGACGGTGCCGGCAATGTCACGGTCCCGCCGGACCCCGTACCCACCGACTACGGCGACGACCTCGACGTGCCCGACTTCCTCCGCTGA
- a CDS encoding polyphenol oxidase family protein, with product MLWYAGELGPVAFAFTDRLGGSSDGPWAALNLGTSNGDDPERVADNLERLRVELGVDRLARMTQVHGADAVWVDDVGDSEVPVADALLTGAPGVGVLVRVADCTPIVLAAPHESLAGVVHSGREGLVKGVVEAAVGALRARGATAIEAWVGPRACGRCYELPEEMADAVAAVVPEARSTTSWGTPAVDVGAGVVAQLEALDVAVTDLGAQECTIEDERWYSYRRQGQDSGRFGAVAMIKA from the coding sequence TTGCTCTGGTACGCCGGAGAGCTCGGGCCGGTCGCGTTCGCCTTCACCGACCGCCTCGGCGGTTCGAGTGACGGCCCGTGGGCCGCGCTCAACCTCGGGACGTCCAACGGCGATGATCCCGAGCGGGTGGCCGACAACCTCGAACGGCTGAGGGTCGAGCTCGGCGTCGACCGGCTCGCCCGGATGACCCAGGTCCACGGTGCCGACGCGGTGTGGGTCGATGACGTCGGCGACAGCGAGGTGCCTGTCGCCGACGCCCTGCTGACCGGTGCCCCGGGCGTGGGTGTGCTCGTCCGGGTCGCCGACTGCACACCGATCGTCCTGGCCGCTCCTCACGAGTCGCTGGCCGGTGTCGTGCACAGCGGGCGCGAGGGGCTCGTCAAGGGTGTCGTCGAGGCGGCGGTCGGGGCGCTGCGAGCCCGGGGCGCCACGGCGATCGAGGCGTGGGTCGGGCCCCGGGCGTGTGGGCGCTGCTACGAGCTCCCGGAGGAGATGGCCGACGCGGTCGCCGCCGTCGTGCCCGAGGCGCGTTCGACGACCTCCTGGGGCACCCCGGCAGTGGATGTCGGCGCCGGCGTCGTCGCACAGCTGGAGGCGCTCGACGTCGCGGTCACCGACCTCGGAGCACAGGAGTGCACGATCGAGGACGAGCGGTGGTACTCCTACCGTCGGCAGGGGCAGGACTCCGGCCGGTTCGGAGCGGTTGCAATGATCAAGGCATGA
- a CDS encoding YggS family pyridoxal phosphate-dependent enzyme: MSRFDELRDGLAGTEQRIVDACATAGRDRDEITLIVVTKTYPASDVELLAELGVQDVGENRHPEAGDKAAEVEAAVRWHFLGGLQTNKAGAVARYAAMVHSVDRVKLVNALSRGAEAAGRTLPCLVQVDFDATNPGRSGVVPSGIPELADAIAASDHLTLGGLMTVAPLGEDPAPHFDHLQRLSQELRNDHPDAAIVSAGMSGDFEAAIAAGATHLRIGRSVLGERPPAG, from the coding sequence ATGAGCAGATTCGATGAGCTGCGCGACGGTCTTGCCGGCACCGAGCAGCGCATCGTCGATGCCTGCGCAACAGCCGGCCGTGACCGTGACGAGATCACACTGATCGTCGTCACCAAGACCTATCCGGCCTCCGACGTCGAGCTGCTGGCCGAGCTCGGCGTGCAGGACGTGGGGGAGAACCGTCACCCCGAGGCCGGCGACAAGGCAGCCGAGGTCGAGGCCGCCGTGCGTTGGCACTTTCTCGGCGGGTTGCAGACCAACAAGGCGGGAGCCGTCGCGCGCTACGCCGCCATGGTGCACAGCGTCGACCGGGTCAAGCTCGTCAACGCGCTGTCGCGTGGCGCGGAGGCTGCCGGGCGTACGCTCCCGTGTCTCGTGCAGGTCGACTTCGACGCGACCAACCCGGGGCGGTCGGGAGTCGTGCCGTCGGGCATACCTGAGCTGGCCGACGCGATCGCCGCCTCCGACCACCTGACCCTCGGGGGACTCATGACGGTCGCGCCCCTCGGCGAGGACCCGGCACCCCACTTCGACCACCTCCAGCGCCTGTCGCAGGAGCTCCGCAACGACCACCCGGACGCCGCCATCGTGTCCGCGGGGATGAGTGGTGACTTCGAGGCGGCGATCGCCGCCGGCGCGACACACCTGCGCATCGGGCGTTCGGTGCTCGGTGAGCGTCCACCTGCGGGGTAA
- a CDS encoding cell division protein SepF, with translation MAGAMRKVGEYLGLVEQADFDDEFEDDIDDPAPVSRQPAVVRPAPVSSIDDHRRPERRPERRASQASDLARIETVTPRTYNDARTVGEHYRSGVPVIMNLSEIDDDDAKRLVDFAAGLVFAVHGSINRVTAKVFLLSPENITVTDEDKQRIAAGGFYNQS, from the coding sequence ATGGCTGGCGCAATGCGGAAGGTCGGCGAGTATCTCGGCCTCGTGGAACAAGCTGACTTCGACGACGAGTTCGAGGATGACATCGACGACCCCGCACCCGTGAGCCGGCAGCCTGCTGTCGTGCGCCCGGCGCCGGTCTCGAGCATCGACGACCACCGCCGTCCCGAGCGTCGCCCGGAGCGCCGCGCGTCGCAGGCCTCCGATCTCGCACGCATCGAGACCGTGACCCCGCGGACGTACAACGACGCCCGCACGGTCGGCGAGCACTACCGCTCTGGCGTGCCGGTCATCATGAACCTCTCCGAGATCGACGACGACGATGCCAAGCGCCTCGTCGACTTCGCCGCCGGCCTGGTGTTCGCCGTGCACGGCTCGATCAACCGTGTCACCGCCAAGGTCTTCCTCCTGTCGCCCGAGAACATCACGGTGACGGACGAGGACAAGCAGCGCATCGCTGCCGGCGGCTTCTACAACCAGAGCTGA
- a CDS encoding YggT family protein, which yields MRPVGEILSLLLWIAFIVLIARFVLDWVQMLARHWRPRGLVLVFCEGLYSITDPPLRAVRRLIPPLRLGAVMLDLSPMVLIVGIYILQKIVAAVFLG from the coding sequence ATGAGACCTGTTGGCGAGATCCTCAGTCTTCTCCTGTGGATCGCCTTCATCGTGCTGATCGCGCGTTTCGTCCTGGACTGGGTGCAGATGCTGGCTCGGCACTGGCGGCCGCGGGGCCTGGTGCTGGTCTTCTGCGAGGGTCTCTACTCGATCACGGACCCCCCGCTGCGCGCTGTGCGACGCCTGATCCCGCCGTTGCGGCTCGGTGCCGTGATGCTCGACCTGTCGCCGATGGTGCTGATCGTCGGCATCTACATCCTTCAGAAGATCGTCGCAGCGGTCTTCCTCGGCTGA